CCCAACATCCTGATACGGGGGACCAACTGGATCGGTGACGTCATCATGACGCTTCCCGCCGTCGCCACTATCAGAAAGAACCTTCCCGAAGCGCGCATATCGGTCCTGGCCAAACCCTGGGTAGCTGAGATCTACCGTCTTTCGCCCCACATCGACGGCATTATCCCCTTTGAAAGCCCCGGCAGGCATGAAGGGATCAGCGGGATATGGCGCCTCGCATTGGACCTCAGGAAGGAGAACTTCGACGGGGTGATCCTCCTGCAGAACGCCATCGAGGCGGCCATCATTGCGACGCTGGCGGGCATCCCGCTGCGGGCCGGCTACAACACTGACGGACGGGGATTTCTGCTCACCCATTCCGTGAAGCGAACGGGCGAAATCCGCCGGGTACACCAGATCGATTATTATCTGGAGATGCTCAGGGCGCTGGGGTTCCATCCGGCGGGACGGGAGGTGATCCTGTCCCTTGGCGAAGAATACGACGACCGTGCCCGCGATATTCTCTCCGCCCATCATATTTCACCGGACACCCCCTGCATCGGGGCCGCCCCGGGGGCCGCCTACGGTCCGGCCAAGATGTGGTTTCCCGACCGGTTCGCACAGGCGGCACAACGACTCGCCGCAGAACAGGGGGCCGCCATCCTCATCTTCGGAAGCGATGGTGACCGGGAACGGGCGGAGATGGTCGAAAAAGAGGTCCGGCGGGGCACCGTTATCAATCTGGCGGGAAAGACGAACCTGAAAGAAGCCGTCGCCCTGATAGCCCGCTGCATGCTCTTTCTTTCCAATGATTCGGGATTGATGCACCTCGCAGGCGCCCTGGGGATACCTCTGGTGGCCGTCTTCGGCTCGACGAACCCCGTCACGACATCACCAGTGGGAAAGCACAGCGTCGTCATTTACAAGAATGCCGATTGCAGTCCCTGCCTGAAAAAGACCTGCCCCACCGATTTCCGGTGCATGGACATGGTCACTGTGGAAGACGTCTATCGAGCGGCGCGCCGGCTCCTCGAAGAAGCGGACAGGGGAAAAACCCGCAGCGGCGCGGAGGGAGAGAACATATGCCAGTAACACCGGTTCAACGAATGAGAAGGACCGTCAGCTGGGTCGCGGCACTTGCCGTCCTGACGGTCATCCTGTTCACGAAACACGACCACGGGCCATACCTTGCCGGAATACTCAAAACAGCGGGGTTCGCGCTGGTGTTTCTCTGCGTCCTGGGACGGATATGGTGCGCCGTCTACATCGGCGGCACCAAGGACAGGGAACTCTGCACGGACGGGCCCTACTCGCTGTGCCGGAACCCGCTCTATCTCTTCTCCTTTTTCGGCGTCGCGGGACTCATGAGCGTGTCGCAGAACCTGTATCTGCTCATTCTCTCCATCCCTCTTTTCTGGCTTTACTATCATTTTGTGATCACCTCGGAAGAAAAGGGGCTTGAAAAGCGATTCGGGAAGGAATTCATCACATACCGTTCCCGAACGAACCGTATCATCCCGAGTTTCAGAAATTATTGGTCCCGGGAACGCGTCGAGGTTTCCACAAAGGTCATGGTCAGGGCCATCAGCGACGCCGGCGTGTTCCTCTGGATACTGATCTTCCTGGAACTGTTGGAATATGTTGATATTACTAAGTGCCTGAGTGCCTGAGTGCGGGAATCGTGATTCGTTCATTCGGGATTCGGGATTCGTGGTTCGTGGTTCGGGAATTGGGATTCGGGATTGGGAATTCGGGGATTGTTGTGATGGTCATTGCGAGGAGTGGAACGACGAAGCAATCCCATGGTTTCTCGCCGAGATTGCCGCGCCGCTACGCGGCTCGCAATGACGTCAAAAGGGTCGTAATTCGCCGATTCATGGGTGTTTTTCACCTCCCTTTGTAAAGGGAGGCCGGGAGGGATTTATACAAAAGCAAATCTCCCCCAACCCCTCTTTGTCAAAGAGGGGGGCAGAACGGGCACTCAGGCACTCAGGCACTTTATTTTGAAACCAATGAAAACAGCCGCCGTATTTCTCGACAGGGACGGAACGATCAATGAAGAGACGGGATATCTGCGAAGCCTTGAGGACCTGCGGATATTTCCCGAATCCTTTGAGGCGGTCCGGCTGATAAACCGCATGGGCGTGCTGGCCCTGGTGGTCACGAACCAGTCCGGCGTCGCCAGGGGATTCTTTGATGAAGCCTTCGTCGCGGCGGTCCATGAAGAGCTTCGAAATCAGATGGGGCATCACGGGGCTGTCATCGACGGTTTCTATTACTGCCCCCATCACCCCACCGAAGGAACCGGGAAATACCGTATTACCTGCGACTGCCGGAAACCGAAGCCGGGCATGATACTGCAGGCGGCGCGGGATTTTGATATCGACCTGAAGCGATCATACCTGATCGGGGACACGCTGCGGGACATGGAAACGGCTGAAAATGCCGGGGTAACCGGAGTCCTTGTCGACACGGGATACGGGAAAGAGATATCTCCGGCTGACTTTTCGGGTGATCGTTTCCCCACCGTCCTGGAAGCCGTGCGGTGGATCGAGGAGGCTTGCCGATGAACATCCTCATCGTCAAACTGAGCGCCATCGGCGACGTGGTGCACACCCTGCCTTCACTTTCGGCCATTCGAGATCGATATCCCCGGGCGCATATAACCTGGGTCATCGAAGAGGCATCGGCGGACCTGATCGCGAACCACCCCGCCCTCGACCGGGTACTTGTCTCCCGCCGGAAGGGGTGGCTCCGGGAACTGCAAAGATCCGGCAAAACTAGACCGGCTCTTGCGGAAATGGCAGAGTTCATCAGAGGGTTGCGAGACCGTTCCTACGATGTGGTCATTGATTTCCACGGCCTGTTCAAGAGCGCCCTTATCGTCGCCCTCAGCGGCGGAAAACGGAAGATCGGTTACGACAGCATGCAGGAGCTGAGCGGCCTTTTTCTGAACGAGAAGGTCCCCGAAGACATGAGCAAGCACGCCGTGGACCGCTATCTTGATCTTGCCCGGCATCTCGGGGCCGACCCGAACCGGGTTGAATTCACCATTGCCGTTGATAATGATAACCGGCTCCGGGTCAGCAAGCTCCTGGAAGCTCACGATATCAACATCACCGCGCCCTTCATCGCCGTCAATCCCGTGGCCTTCTGGGAGACAAAACTCTGGGAGGATGAAAAGTTCGCCCGTCTCTGCGACAGGATCGGAGAGGAACTGGATATCCCGGTCATCATCACGGGAGGCGGCGGCGAAAAGCGACTGGAACGCATAGCGGGGATGACACGCGGGCCCTGTGTCAATCTCCAGGGTAAAACGACCCTTCGCGACCTCGCATATCTCTATCAGAAAGCCCGGTTGGTGGTGACCACCGACTCTGGGCCCATGCATGTCGCCGCCGCAATGGGAACACCGGTGGTGGCCCTCTTCGGCCCCACGGACCCGGTACGGACGGGGCCCTACGGTGAAGGGCACCGCGTCATCAGAAAAAACCTTCCCTGCAGCCCCTGTTTCCTGAAGACCTGCAAAACCATGCAGTGCATGAAGGAGATCAGCGTGGACGAGGTCTTTCAGGCGGTCGTGGAGAAAATCGGGAATCGGGATTCGTGATCCGGGATTTGTATAGCAAACCTATTGCTTTGTCATTCCCGCTCATTTTGTCATTCCCGCTCATTTTGTCATTCCCGCTCATTTTGTCATTCCCGCGAAGGCGGGAATCCAGGTTTTATCGTGTTTCTTCGGACTACTTCTGGATTCCGGATATCCGCTGACGCGGATTCCGGAATGACAGAAGGGAAAAACAACGGATTATTGATTGATTACGGATTACGAGTCCCCAATCCCGAGTCCCGAATAACGAATCACGAACCCCGCACTCAGGCACTCAGGTACTAAGGAACTCAGGCACTTACGTAATTACTGCTTATTCAACTCCTTGATCACCTCATCGGTGATATCCACCTCGGGGTCCAGAAAGCCCACAGCGTTCGGGTCCTTGATGATCATGGTGTATTTCCCTTTCTGGGCCACTTTTTTCAACACGGTGTCGGCCTGCTGAAGGATCTTCGCCACCAGTTCCTGGTCCTTTTCCTTGATCTCTTCCTTGATATCCGCTACGAGGCGCTTATGCTCCTTCACCATGTCCTGGAGCGTGTTCAGTTTTTCCTGCCGCGTCTCGGTGCCCATGGAATCCTTGTTATTGTTGATCTCATCCTTGAGCCGGTTGATCTCGAGCAGGCTTTTCTGAACGATCAGTTCTTTTTCCTGCCGGAGCGTATCGAAATCCCGCCTGGCTTCCTTTCCGATGTTGGAGTCGCTGACGATCTTTCTCACGTTGATATAGCCCACCTTAGAGGCGGCATATACGGGCTGAAGGCACACCGCCAGGGAAATCAGGATCATAACCGAAAAAAAGAGCGTCTTCTTCATGTCATTGTTCCTTTCTCATATCTTTCACTATTCTTGACAGCGGCGGGCTTTTTTCCTATACAATGACCTACGTCGCCGTCAAAGATGTATTCGTAACGCCGGAGAGAGCATCATGGCCAATGCCATACGACAGTTGAACATGGCTTACAATCCCGTGGAAGATCGGCTTCTTCTCAGGATATCATCGGGCCGCGATGAGAACCTCACGGAGTACCGCATCTGGCTGACGCGCCGCTTCGTCCACATTCTCTGGAACGCCCTGGAAAAGGTGCTCGACAAGGATCCCTCCCTTTATGAGAAAGTCTCATCTGATAACATAAACGCCGTGAAGGATTTCCAGGAACAGGCGGCCCTTTCACGGGCGGACTTCAAAACACCCTATCAGGCGAAGACCGCAGAGACACCCCTGGGCCCGGAGCCGATCCTCGTCTCACGACTCCAGGTACGGAAGGCGTCATCGGGAGGCCATGTTCTCTCGCTGCAGACGGCGGAGGGCAGGTCTATCAACCTGGCCCTCCAGGTCCAGCTCATCCATTCGATCCGTAAACTGCTTGCCGACGCAGTCGCCAAGACAGGATGGAACCTGTCACTTGGCCCATCAAAGAGCGCGGAACCGACTTCCGGGGTGGTACCGCCGCGAAGTCTCAATTCATGAGAGGTCAGGCCCGACACCCTTCCGCCCGGCACGATACATTATCCTTTTGCGGTTCCCGCGCGTGACGCGATGGACATGAGCGTCCGGAAATTCGACAGCGAGTACAGGTGCGCGTAAACCCACGCCAGGTATCCCGTCCTCACCAGATTCAGGATCTTATCATCTTCAAGCTGCAGCATCTTCTGTTCATTCACCATCAGCAGACCCGCAAACCCCCGTTTTTCACCAGCGGGCATGGTGATGTTCGCTGAGACATCTCTGAAGAGCTCGTATTCCTTCAGGGTTTTTACGAGTTCTTTCGTGTTCTCGAACTGAGCCTGGTAATTTCTCAGGAATTCAATGATCTTCTTGAACTGATCGGTCTGGTTTCCCTCTTCGTCGAAGAGCGTGATACCGTCTTTCTTTTTCTTGCCGAAACCCTCGTAACTGGAATCGATACAGACCGCAAAGGATCCGTCCTGTCCCACATTGCTGGCGAGAATGAAGGGATACCGCCGGAAGAATGCGGGGATATAGGCACCATCGCGCCACTTTCCCTCGGCATCGACAAAGAGATTCTCATTGTTCCGCAGGCCCAGCAGCGCCACCGGAATGATCTCCTCGTTCTGGCCTTTTGTAAATACGACGGGGTAAAACTTCGCTGCCTCGAGAAATTCCTGCCCCACGATCACAACGGAATTCAGTTTGCCTGCAAAGGCATAACTGTCAACGGGCGCCACTTTCACAGACCGGTGCGTTACCGAGTTCAAAAAGATGGGATTCTTGTAGATACCTTGCTGCTGCTCCATAATCGATTCTCCTTTTCAGTATCTCGTATTATAAACCCGCACACACCCCGTGTTCGGGTATGTCGACGAAAGCATCCGCAACCGCGACGTATCAAGGGAAAAAGCATTAAATAATCAGCATTTGCCGGAGGTTGTCTTCTACCATGGCCCATCATATTGGTCAAGATATAAATTGGAATTCTCCGGTTATGTCCTCATATGACATTTTTTCTTGTTCCATAATAAAAATTTCAGTACCACTTCCGGCACGGATCACGGTTTTCCCCTCCCTTTGTAAAGGGAGGCCGGGAGGGATTTATGTTTTTAAAATCCCCCTCAATCCCCCTTTTTCAAAGGGGGAATTGATCTCGGAGGGGATACAGTGTGCCGATTCATCGGCGGTTTTGTCTTTCCTTGATGCTCCAAATACGCCTGATAAATCAGGCAACTACAAAAACAAATTACGAATTTCAATTCCCTAATAACGAATCCCGATCCCCAGTTCCCGATTCCCGAATCACGAATAACGAATCACGATCCCCGATTTCCGACCTCGTATAAGAAAATTTGATGCCGGTCATAAAAATCGTGGACGTACATCGTCAAATGCTCTAAAATGCTTCTCAATATATTATCAGGATAGTTCGCAGCACACCGGGACTATTCACGTCAAATCGGTGTATCAATAAAAAAAGTAAATTAACATGCAGGAGGTTGCCCGATGAAGCGAAGATGTCTTATTGTATTACTCCTTACAGCAGCTCTCGCCATGTTGCCCCTTTCAGCGGCGGTGGCCATTATGCCCCTGACCGGCCCTTATGACTGGGGGAATGAGGGAGCGGCAAGCACGTACGTGGACAATATCCTTCAGATCACCCCCGCCGGTGACCAGTGGGACGGGTGGGTAACATGGTACAACAGTGAAATAAAGGACACCTTTAATCCCGGGAC
This genomic stretch from Deltaproteobacteria bacterium harbors:
- the waaF gene encoding lipopolysaccharide heptosyltransferase II, which gives rise to MLHVRNAKTFPLGGSPNILIRGTNWIGDVIMTLPAVATIRKNLPEARISVLAKPWVAEIYRLSPHIDGIIPFESPGRHEGISGIWRLALDLRKENFDGVILLQNAIEAAIIATLAGIPLRAGYNTDGRGFLLTHSVKRTGEIRRVHQIDYYLEMLRALGFHPAGREVILSLGEEYDDRARDILSAHHISPDTPCIGAAPGAAYGPAKMWFPDRFAQAAQRLAAEQGAAILIFGSDGDRERAEMVEKEVRRGTVINLAGKTNLKEAVALIARCMLFLSNDSGLMHLAGALGIPLVAVFGSTNPVTTSPVGKHSVVIYKNADCSPCLKKTCPTDFRCMDMVTVEDVYRAARRLLEEADRGKTRSGAEGENICQ
- a CDS encoding isoprenylcysteine carboxylmethyltransferase family protein, with the translated sequence MPVTPVQRMRRTVSWVAALAVLTVILFTKHDHGPYLAGILKTAGFALVFLCVLGRIWCAVYIGGTKDRELCTDGPYSLCRNPLYLFSFFGVAGLMSVSQNLYLLILSIPLFWLYYHFVITSEEKGLEKRFGKEFITYRSRTNRIIPSFRNYWSRERVEVSTKVMVRAISDAGVFLWILIFLELLEYVDITKCLSA
- a CDS encoding HAD family hydrolase, producing the protein MKTAAVFLDRDGTINEETGYLRSLEDLRIFPESFEAVRLINRMGVLALVVTNQSGVARGFFDEAFVAAVHEELRNQMGHHGAVIDGFYYCPHHPTEGTGKYRITCDCRKPKPGMILQAARDFDIDLKRSYLIGDTLRDMETAENAGVTGVLVDTGYGKEISPADFSGDRFPTVLEAVRWIEEACR
- the waaF gene encoding lipopolysaccharide heptosyltransferase II, coding for MNILIVKLSAIGDVVHTLPSLSAIRDRYPRAHITWVIEEASADLIANHPALDRVLVSRRKGWLRELQRSGKTRPALAEMAEFIRGLRDRSYDVVIDFHGLFKSALIVALSGGKRKIGYDSMQELSGLFLNEKVPEDMSKHAVDRYLDLARHLGADPNRVEFTIAVDNDNRLRVSKLLEAHDINITAPFIAVNPVAFWETKLWEDEKFARLCDRIGEELDIPVIITGGGGEKRLERIAGMTRGPCVNLQGKTTLRDLAYLYQKARLVVTTDSGPMHVAAAMGTPVVALFGPTDPVRTGPYGEGHRVIRKNLPCSPCFLKTCKTMQCMKEISVDEVFQAVVEKIGNRDS
- a CDS encoding OmpH family outer membrane protein; translated protein: MKKTLFFSVMILISLAVCLQPVYAASKVGYINVRKIVSDSNIGKEARRDFDTLRQEKELIVQKSLLEINRLKDEINNNKDSMGTETRQEKLNTLQDMVKEHKRLVADIKEEIKEKDQELVAKILQQADTVLKKVAQKGKYTMIIKDPNAVGFLDPEVDITDEVIKELNKQ
- a CDS encoding SapC family protein, yielding MEQQQGIYKNPIFLNSVTHRSVKVAPVDSYAFAGKLNSVVIVGQEFLEAAKFYPVVFTKGQNEEIIPVALLGLRNNENLFVDAEGKWRDGAYIPAFFRRYPFILASNVGQDGSFAVCIDSSYEGFGKKKKDGITLFDEEGNQTDQFKKIIEFLRNYQAQFENTKELVKTLKEYELFRDVSANITMPAGEKRGFAGLLMVNEQKMLQLEDDKILNLVRTGYLAWVYAHLYSLSNFRTLMSIASRAGTAKG